Proteins co-encoded in one Candidatus Rokuibacteriota bacterium genomic window:
- a CDS encoding alpha/beta hydrolase: MAVGRCAGCPARMTPRERVVAIREGAVSLRCLVEGRGAPVVFFHSFEGLRAWPEFLERLARRFTVYAPLHPGTQGSDGLETLDEPLDLALAYDEWLGALGLGSASLVGHFFGGMVAAELAALCPGRARGLVLLSPMGLWLDEAPLPDVASLPPADLQPLLWKNPASASARAWAPPPADEEAKVAMQIERIERLAAMGKFVWPLPDRGLKKRLHRISAPTLLLWGDADRLNPLAYGEEFVRRIKGAELRLVAGGHMFPYESAEATAGSILDFLAPLAA, encoded by the coding sequence GTGGCCGTCGGGCGCTGCGCCGGCTGCCCCGCTCGAATGACGCCGCGCGAGCGGGTCGTCGCGATCCGGGAGGGCGCTGTCAGCCTCCGCTGCCTCGTCGAGGGGCGGGGCGCACCGGTCGTCTTCTTCCACTCGTTCGAGGGGCTTCGGGCTTGGCCCGAATTTCTCGAGCGACTGGCGCGCCGGTTCACGGTGTACGCCCCGCTCCATCCCGGGACCCAGGGCTCAGACGGTCTGGAGACGCTCGACGAGCCGCTGGATCTCGCCCTGGCGTACGACGAGTGGCTCGGCGCCCTCGGGCTCGGCTCAGCCTCGCTGGTGGGTCACTTCTTCGGCGGGATGGTGGCCGCCGAGCTGGCGGCCCTCTGCCCGGGCCGCGCCCGCGGCCTGGTCCTGCTCTCGCCGATGGGGCTCTGGTTGGACGAGGCGCCGCTGCCCGACGTGGCGAGCCTGCCGCCGGCGGACCTCCAGCCGCTCCTCTGGAAGAATCCCGCGTCGGCCAGCGCCAGAGCCTGGGCCCCGCCGCCGGCCGACGAGGAGGCGAAGGTGGCCATGCAGATCGAGAGGATCGAGCGACTGGCGGCGATGGGGAAGTTCGTCTGGCCGCTTCCGGACCGTGGGCTCAAGAAGCGGCTCCACCGGATCAGCGCCCCGACGCTGCTCCTCTGGGGCGACGCGGATCGGCTCAACCCGCTCGCCTACGGCGAGGAGTTCGTCCGCCGGATCAAGGGCGCCGAGCTCCGGCTCGTTGCCGGGGGGCATATGTTCCCCTACGAGTCCGCCGAGGCGACCGCGGGCAGCATCCTGGACTTTCTGGCCCCGCTGGCTGCATAA
- a CDS encoding LLM class flavin-dependent oxidoreductase: MKLCVFHLMPYRFLPEDFETRYRSVWVDVPSQLYDPEKGRVLYHEFLDELEFAEAAGFDGLCVNEHHQNAYGLMPSPNLMAAALARRTSRAALIVLGNSLALYNPPVRVAEEFAMLDVLSGGRLVAGFPVGTSMDSNFAYGVPPATLRERYYEAHDLVIQAWTRADVFAFNGKYTQLRYVNIWPRPLQTPHPPVWIPGGGSVETWEWTARQDYVYCYLSYFGYKHAKKTMDGFWEAIARLGADENPFRAGFLQLVGVSETDAQAETDYAPHVHYFYQKCLNVWEGFAEAPGYRTVRTLRTGARPQVGLAAKQIRAALTWKDYVEQGYIVAGSPATVREQLTDCIRKLRVGHLMVLLQIGSLPKELTLKNIELFGREVLPHLRDLWVGQKDRWWPSGAAPAAPLE; encoded by the coding sequence ATGAAACTCTGCGTGTTCCACCTGATGCCTTACCGCTTCCTCCCGGAGGACTTCGAAACCCGGTACCGTTCGGTCTGGGTGGACGTGCCGAGCCAGCTCTACGACCCCGAGAAGGGCCGTGTTCTCTATCACGAGTTCCTCGACGAGCTCGAGTTCGCAGAGGCGGCGGGGTTCGACGGGCTCTGCGTCAACGAGCACCACCAGAACGCCTACGGGTTGATGCCTTCCCCGAATCTCATGGCCGCGGCGCTGGCCCGCCGGACCTCGCGCGCCGCCCTGATCGTGCTCGGCAACAGCCTGGCCCTCTACAACCCGCCGGTGCGCGTGGCGGAGGAGTTCGCGATGCTCGATGTCCTCTCCGGCGGACGCCTGGTGGCGGGCTTCCCTGTCGGAACGTCCATGGACTCGAACTTCGCCTACGGCGTCCCGCCCGCCACGCTGCGGGAGCGCTACTACGAGGCTCACGACCTGGTGATCCAGGCGTGGACGCGCGCCGACGTCTTCGCGTTCAACGGCAAGTACACGCAGCTCCGCTACGTGAACATCTGGCCCCGCCCGCTCCAGACGCCGCACCCGCCGGTCTGGATCCCGGGCGGCGGGAGCGTGGAGACCTGGGAGTGGACGGCGCGGCAGGACTACGTCTACTGCTACCTCTCGTACTTCGGCTACAAGCACGCGAAGAAGACCATGGATGGCTTCTGGGAGGCCATCGCCCGGCTCGGCGCCGACGAGAACCCCTTCCGCGCCGGCTTCCTCCAGCTGGTCGGCGTGTCAGAGACGGATGCCCAGGCCGAGACGGACTACGCGCCCCACGTCCACTACTTCTACCAGAAGTGCCTGAACGTCTGGGAGGGGTTCGCCGAGGCGCCCGGCTACCGGACGGTGCGGACGCTCCGGACCGGCGCGCGGCCTCAGGTGGGGCTCGCGGCCAAACAGATCCGCGCCGCGCTCACCTGGAAGGACTACGTCGAGCAGGGCTACATCGTCGCGGGGAGCCCGGCGACGGTGCGCGAGCAGCTCACCGACTGCATCCGCAAGCTCCGGGTGGGCCACCTCATGGTGCTGCTCCAGATCGGGAGCCTGCCGAAGGAGCTCACCCTCAAGAACATCGAGCTCTTCGGCCGCGAGGTGCTTCCGCACCTCCGCGACCTCTGGGTCGGGCAGAAGGACCGCTGGTGGCCGTCGGGCGCTGCGCCGGCTGCCCCGCTCGAATGA
- the sthA gene encoding Si-specific NAD(P)(+) transhydrogenase, translated as MNSYDLVVIGSGPAGEKGAARAAYFGKRVALIERAPDPGGAGVNTGTVPSKTLRETALYFSGLHQRGLYGVDYTVKRDLTVRDFMYREQEVVRSLREVVSWNIERHRIDLIRGQATFEDPHTVRVSRSGAPDRLVRGDVVLIATGSIPNRGRDIPFGDPRIYDSDTILGMERLPRSLAVIGAGVIGCEYTTIFAAMAIRATLIDGRDRLLSFLDAEISDRFRLQMELLGVDLRLREGTARIEPGPDTVRLELRSGAVLEVDSVFFAAGRLGNTECLGLERIGIAVGDRGHVTVNEHYQTVVPHIYAAGDVIGFPALAATSMEQARVAIGHAFDLQYKTRVAPIFPLAVYTIPEVSMVGETEESCRAKRIDYCVGRALYRHNARGQIVGDLAGQIKLVFRASDKVLLGVHIIGEAASELIHVGLMLMQAGGTIDTFIDTVFNYPTLGDAYKYAAYDGLGNLERRREGPSARSALSVEEER; from the coding sequence ATGAACTCCTACGATCTTGTCGTGATCGGCTCCGGGCCGGCGGGCGAGAAAGGCGCGGCCCGGGCGGCGTACTTCGGCAAGCGCGTGGCCCTGATCGAGCGCGCGCCGGACCCGGGGGGCGCGGGGGTCAACACGGGGACGGTCCCGTCCAAGACCCTCCGCGAGACGGCGCTCTACTTCTCCGGCCTGCACCAGCGCGGGCTCTACGGCGTGGATTACACGGTGAAGCGCGACCTCACCGTGCGCGACTTCATGTACCGCGAGCAGGAGGTGGTCCGCTCGTTGCGTGAGGTGGTGAGCTGGAACATCGAACGGCACCGGATCGACCTGATCCGGGGGCAGGCGACCTTCGAGGATCCCCACACCGTCAGGGTCAGCCGGTCGGGCGCGCCCGACCGGCTCGTTCGCGGCGACGTGGTCCTGATCGCGACGGGCTCGATCCCCAACCGGGGCCGTGACATCCCGTTCGGCGATCCGCGGATCTACGACAGCGACACGATCCTCGGGATGGAGCGGCTGCCGCGCTCGCTCGCCGTCATCGGGGCCGGGGTCATCGGCTGCGAGTACACGACGATCTTCGCGGCGATGGCGATCCGGGCGACGCTGATCGACGGCCGGGACCGGCTTCTCTCCTTCCTTGACGCCGAGATCTCGGACCGGTTCAGGCTCCAGATGGAACTCCTGGGTGTGGATCTGCGGCTCCGGGAGGGCACGGCGCGGATCGAGCCCGGTCCGGATACGGTACGGCTGGAACTCAGGAGTGGGGCCGTCCTCGAGGTGGATAGTGTCTTCTTCGCCGCGGGCCGCCTCGGCAACACCGAGTGCCTGGGACTCGAGCGAATCGGCATCGCCGTCGGTGACAGGGGCCACGTCACGGTCAACGAGCACTACCAGACCGTGGTCCCCCATATCTACGCCGCCGGCGACGTGATCGGCTTTCCGGCGCTGGCCGCCACCTCCATGGAGCAGGCCCGGGTGGCGATTGGTCACGCCTTCGACCTCCAGTACAAGACGCGCGTGGCGCCGATCTTCCCGCTGGCCGTCTACACGATCCCGGAGGTCTCGATGGTCGGGGAAACGGAGGAGAGCTGCCGAGCCAAGCGGATCGACTACTGCGTCGGGCGGGCCCTCTACCGTCACAATGCCCGGGGCCAGATCGTCGGCGACCTGGCGGGTCAGATCAAGCTGGTTTTCCGGGCGTCCGACAAGGTGCTCCTCGGCGTGCATATCATCGGCGAGGCGGCGTCGGAGTTGATCCACGTCGGGCTGATGCTGATGCAGGCGGGCGGGACCATTGACACGTTCATCGACACCGTCTTCAACTATCCCACGCTGGGCGACGCCTACAAGTACGCGGCCTACGACGGCCTGGGCAACCTCGAGCGCCGTCGGGAGGGGCCCTCCGCGCGATCGGCCCTGTCCGTCGAGGAGGAGCGATGA